One Mycobacterium kubicae genomic window carries:
- a CDS encoding acyl-CoA thioesterase II produces the protein MSDFDELLAGLDLNRVADDRFIGCHPTKNPMRTFGGQLMAQSFVASSRTLTRDDLPPSALSVHFINGGDTSKDIEFQVTRLRDERRFANRRVDAVQDGVLLSSAMISYMSGGAGLEHAVEPPQVPPPHSLPTIGDLLRGYEKTVPHFVNALQPIEWRYTNDPAWVMRDKGGRLAYNRVWVKALGVLPDDPVLHTATMLYSSDTTVLDSVITTHGLSWGYDRIFAASANHSVWFHRPVDFNEWVLYSTSSPVAADSRGLGSGHIFDSSGQLIATVVQEGVLKYFPAVRR, from the coding sequence TTGTCCGACTTCGACGAGTTGCTGGCGGGACTGGATCTCAACCGGGTCGCCGACGACCGGTTCATCGGGTGCCATCCCACCAAAAATCCGATGCGCACCTTCGGCGGCCAGCTGATGGCTCAGTCGTTCGTCGCGAGCAGTCGCACGCTGACCCGCGACGACCTACCGCCCAGTGCGCTTTCGGTGCACTTCATCAACGGTGGCGATACGTCCAAGGACATCGAATTTCAGGTGACGCGCCTGCGCGACGAACGGCGCTTCGCCAACCGCCGCGTCGACGCGGTCCAGGACGGCGTCTTGTTGTCGTCGGCGATGATCTCCTACATGTCCGGCGGAGCGGGACTCGAGCACGCCGTCGAGCCGCCGCAAGTCCCGCCGCCGCACAGCCTGCCGACGATCGGTGATTTGTTGCGCGGCTACGAGAAGACGGTCCCGCACTTCGTCAACGCCTTGCAGCCGATCGAATGGCGCTACACCAACGACCCGGCCTGGGTGATGCGGGACAAGGGGGGACGGCTCGCCTACAACCGGGTCTGGGTGAAGGCGCTGGGCGTGCTGCCCGACGACCCGGTCCTGCACACCGCGACGATGTTGTACTCCTCGGACACCACCGTGTTGGACTCGGTGATCACCACCCATGGGTTGTCCTGGGGTTATGACCGCATCTTCGCGGCGTCCGCGAACCACTCGGTGTGGTTTCACCGGCCGGTCGACTTCAACGAGTGGGTGCTGTATTCGACGTCCTCGCCGGTCGCGGCCGATTCCCGCGGTCTGGGCAGCGGACACATCTTCGACAGCAGCGGGCAACTCATCGCCACCGTGGTGCAAGAAGGCGTGCTGAAATACTTTCCCGCCGTCCGCCGCTAG
- a CDS encoding HdeD family acid-resistance protein — MEPSHVSSPAPAPAPNPVPNLLPHLWKSTLVSGLLSVALGILVLAWPGISILVAAIAFGVYLILTGIAQVFFAFSLHVSAGSRILLFISGAASLILAVLAFRHFGNAVLLLAIWIGIGFIFRGVATTVSAIHDPTLPGRGWNIFIGVISLIAGIVVLASPFESILTLALVVGIWLVVIGVFEMVSAFGIRKASQELAPR, encoded by the coding sequence ATGGAACCAAGCCACGTGTCCAGTCCCGCTCCCGCTCCCGCTCCCAACCCCGTCCCGAATCTGCTGCCGCATCTGTGGAAGTCGACGCTGGTGTCCGGTCTTCTGTCGGTGGCCCTGGGCATCCTCGTCCTGGCCTGGCCGGGGATCTCAATCCTGGTGGCCGCCATCGCCTTCGGCGTTTATCTCATCCTGACCGGGATCGCGCAGGTCTTCTTCGCGTTCAGCCTGCACGTGTCGGCCGGTAGCCGCATCTTGTTGTTCATCAGCGGCGCCGCTTCACTCATCCTGGCGGTGCTCGCCTTCCGTCACTTCGGCAATGCCGTTCTGCTGCTTGCGATTTGGATCGGCATCGGCTTCATCTTCCGCGGCGTGGCCACCACCGTTTCGGCGATCCATGATCCGACGCTGCCCGGCCGAGGATGGAACATCTTCATCGGCGTCATCAGCCTGATCGCCGGCATCGTCGTACTGGCCTCGCCGTTCGAGTCGATCCTCACCCTGGCGCTGGTCGTCGGTATCTGGCTGGTAGTGATCGGCGTATTCGAGATGGTGTCGGCGTTCGGCATCCGCAAGGCATCGCAGGAACTGGCTCCTCGTTAA
- a CDS encoding adenylate/guanylate cyclase domain-containing protein, protein MVAKRCGAPPTEADRLNQRPDCVAAVRAHNRAPRQHYDDTAARRVRVLNITAAMAVIVCACFTVLGVWPGPLVWHIQAINTAAAIIFATVPLLHRFGELVAPLTFTFSAYLVIFLICWNLGTGSGVQFYLITSASLVVLQLGVEHIRLAVALAIIGATLVISLQFEVPRSTGIESPLTLSLSFIVTTFSACLMVVVTVWFALRDTQRAEAIMEAEYARSEALLANMLPTSIADRLKDPERRIIADKYDDASVLFADIVGFTERASSTAPADLVRFLDRLYSAFDALVDKHGLEKIKVSGDSYMVVSGVPRPRPDHLHALADFALDMVAAAAELKDPHGRSVPLRVGLAAGPVVAGVVGSRRFFYDVWGDAVNVASRMESTDSVGQIQVPDDVYQRLKDDFDFEERGRINVKGKGIMRTWYLTCRKQTEQASDTLVEDADTARV, encoded by the coding sequence GTGGTGGCTAAGAGGTGCGGCGCCCCACCGACGGAAGCGGACCGACTGAATCAACGCCCCGACTGTGTAGCGGCGGTGCGGGCGCACAACCGCGCTCCCAGACAGCACTACGACGACACCGCCGCTCGCCGAGTCCGGGTCCTCAACATCACCGCGGCCATGGCCGTCATCGTCTGCGCCTGCTTCACCGTATTGGGCGTCTGGCCGGGTCCCTTGGTCTGGCACATTCAGGCGATCAACACCGCCGCCGCGATAATCTTCGCGACGGTGCCGCTGCTGCATCGCTTCGGAGAGCTGGTCGCGCCGCTGACCTTCACCTTCTCGGCGTACCTGGTGATCTTCCTGATCTGCTGGAATCTGGGCACCGGCTCGGGCGTGCAGTTCTACTTGATCACCAGCGCCAGCCTGGTGGTGCTGCAGCTCGGCGTTGAGCACATTCGGCTAGCCGTCGCGTTGGCGATCATCGGCGCCACCCTCGTCATCAGCCTGCAGTTCGAGGTGCCCCGCTCAACCGGCATCGAGTCGCCCCTGACGCTGTCCTTGAGCTTCATCGTGACGACGTTCTCCGCCTGCCTGATGGTGGTCGTGACGGTGTGGTTCGCGCTGCGGGACACTCAACGCGCCGAGGCGATCATGGAGGCCGAGTACGCGCGGTCGGAGGCCTTACTCGCCAACATGTTGCCGACCAGCATCGCCGATCGGCTCAAGGACCCGGAACGGCGCATCATTGCGGACAAATACGACGACGCTTCGGTGCTGTTCGCAGACATCGTCGGCTTCACCGAACGGGCCAGCAGCACCGCACCCGCCGACCTCGTCCGCTTCCTGGATCGCCTCTACAGCGCCTTCGACGCCCTAGTGGACAAGCACGGCCTGGAGAAGATCAAGGTCAGCGGCGACTCGTACATGGTCGTCAGCGGCGTGCCCCGACCACGGCCCGATCATCTGCACGCACTGGCCGACTTCGCCCTCGACATGGTCGCCGCGGCCGCCGAACTCAAAGACCCACACGGCCGATCGGTGCCGCTGCGGGTGGGCCTGGCGGCTGGACCCGTCGTCGCCGGCGTGGTGGGTTCACGCCGCTTCTTCTACGACGTCTGGGGCGATGCGGTCAACGTCGCATCACGGATGGAGTCGACCGACTCCGTCGGCCAGATCCAGGTTCCCGACGACGTCTACCAGCGCCTCAAGGACGACTTCGACTTCGAGGAACGCGGCCGGATCAACGTCAAGGGCAAAGGCATCATGCGCACCTGGTATCTCACCTGCCGTAAGCAGACCGAACAGGCCAGTGACACCCTCGTCGAGGACGCCGACACCGCCCGCGTCTGA
- a CDS encoding ANTAR domain-containing response regulator, producing MTGPTTDANAAPPRRVLIAEDEALIRMDLAEMLREEGYEIVGEAGDGQEAVELAERHTPDLVIMDVKMPRRDGIDAASEIASKRIAPIVVLTAFSQRDLVERARDAGAMAYLVKPFTASDLVPAIELAVSRFGELTALEREVETLTDRLETRKLVERAKGVLQTKQGMTEPEAFKWIQRAAMDRRTTMKRVAEVVLETLDT from the coding sequence ATGACGGGCCCCACCACCGACGCCAACGCCGCTCCGCCGCGCCGGGTCCTGATCGCTGAGGACGAAGCGCTCATCCGTATGGACCTGGCCGAAATGCTGCGAGAGGAGGGGTACGAGATTGTCGGCGAAGCCGGCGACGGCCAAGAAGCCGTCGAGCTCGCCGAGCGGCATACGCCTGATCTGGTGATCATGGACGTGAAGATGCCGCGCCGCGACGGGATCGACGCGGCCTCCGAGATCGCCAGCAAGCGCATCGCGCCCATCGTGGTGCTGACGGCGTTCAGCCAACGCGACCTGGTCGAGCGGGCGCGTGACGCCGGGGCGATGGCGTATCTGGTCAAGCCGTTCACCGCCAGCGACCTGGTCCCGGCCATCGAATTGGCGGTCAGCCGCTTCGGTGAGCTCACCGCGCTGGAACGCGAAGTCGAAACCCTCACCGACCGGCTGGAAACCCGCAAGCTCGTCGAACGCGCCAAGGGCGTGCTGCAGACCAAGCAGGGCATGACCGAGCCGGAAGCCTTCAAGTGGATTCAGCGGGCCGCGATGGACCGCCGCACCACGATGAAACGCGTCGCCGAAGTGGTGCTGGAGACGCTCGACACCTGA
- a CDS encoding lipid-transfer protein, which translates to MSAEPLYILGAGMHPWGKWGRDFTEYGVVAARAALAEAGLDWRQIQLVAGADTIRNGYPGFVAGATFAQKLGWNGVPVSSSYAACASGSQALQSARAQILAGFCDVALVIGADTTPKGFFAPVGGERKSDPDWQRFHLIGATNTVYFALLARRRMDLYGATLEDFAQVKVKNAKHGLNNPNARYRKESSIEDVLASPVVSDPLRLLDICATSDGAAALIVASKSFTEKHLGSTDGVPSVRAISTVTPQYPQHLPELPDIATDSTAVVPAPERVFKDQILDAAYAEAGIGPDDLSLAEVYDLSTALELDWYEHLGLCARGEAESLLRSGATTIGGRIPVNPSGGLACFGEAIPAQAIAQVCELTWQLRGQATGRQVENAKVGITANQGLFGHGSSVIVAR; encoded by the coding sequence ATGAGTGCTGAACCGCTGTACATCCTCGGCGCGGGCATGCACCCGTGGGGCAAGTGGGGACGCGACTTCACCGAATACGGTGTGGTCGCCGCCCGAGCCGCCCTTGCCGAGGCTGGGCTGGATTGGCGTCAGATCCAGTTGGTGGCCGGCGCGGACACCATCCGCAACGGCTACCCGGGGTTCGTCGCCGGCGCGACGTTCGCTCAGAAGCTGGGCTGGAATGGGGTGCCGGTCAGCTCCAGTTATGCGGCGTGTGCCAGCGGTTCGCAGGCCCTGCAGAGCGCCCGCGCTCAGATCCTGGCCGGGTTCTGTGACGTCGCGTTGGTCATCGGCGCCGACACGACGCCGAAGGGCTTCTTCGCCCCGGTGGGCGGAGAGCGCAAGAGTGACCCCGACTGGCAGCGCTTCCACCTGATCGGCGCGACCAACACCGTCTACTTCGCCCTGCTGGCGCGGCGGCGGATGGACCTGTACGGCGCGACCCTCGAAGATTTCGCGCAGGTGAAGGTCAAGAACGCCAAGCACGGGCTGAACAACCCAAATGCCCGTTACCGCAAGGAAAGTTCGATCGAGGATGTGCTGGCCAGTCCCGTCGTCTCCGATCCGCTTCGGCTGCTTGACATTTGCGCCACCTCCGACGGTGCTGCCGCACTGATCGTGGCGAGCAAGTCGTTCACCGAGAAGCACCTGGGCTCGACCGACGGGGTGCCGTCGGTGCGCGCGATCAGCACCGTGACGCCGCAGTATCCCCAGCACCTGCCCGAATTGCCGGACATCGCAACGGATTCGACGGCCGTGGTGCCTGCCCCGGAGCGGGTGTTCAAGGATCAGATCCTGGACGCTGCCTACGCCGAGGCGGGTATCGGTCCCGACGATTTGAGCCTGGCCGAGGTGTATGACCTGTCCACCGCGCTGGAGCTCGACTGGTACGAACACTTGGGTCTGTGCGCCAGGGGTGAGGCCGAGTCGCTGCTGCGCAGTGGGGCGACCACCATCGGCGGGCGTATCCCGGTCAACCCGTCGGGCGGGTTGGCGTGTTTCGGCGAGGCCATTCCGGCGCAGGCGATCGCTCAGGTGTGCGAGTTGACCTGGCAGCTGCGGGGACAGGCGACCGGCCGGCAGGTGGAGAATGCCAAGGTCGGCATCACCGCCAACCAGGGCCTGTTCGGACACGGGTCGTCGGTGATAGTCGCGCGCTAG
- a CDS encoding Zn-ribbon domain-containing OB-fold protein, with protein sequence MPEVSLQQPAIDGWFATDDADNPYLIGSKCPQCGTYVFPPRENNCPNPGCDGDELESVALSRRGTLWSYTENRYAPPPPYPSPDPFEPFAVAAVQLADEGLIVLGKVVEGTLAADLKVGMEMELTTMPLFTDDDGVERIVYAWRIA encoded by the coding sequence GTGCCAGAGGTCAGCTTGCAACAACCGGCAATCGACGGGTGGTTTGCCACCGACGACGCGGACAACCCGTATCTGATCGGCAGTAAGTGCCCGCAGTGCGGCACCTACGTATTCCCGCCGCGCGAGAACAATTGCCCCAATCCCGGCTGCGACGGCGACGAACTAGAGTCCGTCGCGTTGTCGCGCCGCGGGACGCTGTGGAGCTACACCGAAAACCGCTACGCACCGCCGCCGCCCTATCCCTCCCCGGACCCCTTCGAGCCGTTCGCGGTGGCCGCGGTGCAGTTGGCCGACGAGGGCCTGATCGTCCTGGGCAAAGTGGTCGAGGGGACCCTGGCCGCCGATCTCAAGGTCGGTATGGAGATGGAATTGACGACGATGCCGCTGTTCACTGACGACGACGGCGTCGAGCGGATCGTTTACGCGTGGAGGATCGCATGA
- the polA gene encoding DNA polymerase I: MLLDGNSLAFRAFYALPAENFKTRGGLTTNAVYGFTAMLINLLRDEAPSHIAAAFDVSRQTFRSERYPEYKANRSATPDEFHGQIDITKEVLNALGITVLSEPGFEADDLIATLATQAEHEGYRVLVVTGDRDSLQLVSEDVTVLYPRKGVSELTRFTPEAVVEKYGLTPKQYPDFAALRGDPSDNLPGIPGVGEKTASKWIIEYGSLQSLVDNVDSVRGKVGDALRAHLANVIRNRDLTELIRDVPLAQTPDTLRLQPWDRDHIHRLFDDLEFRVLRDRLFETLAAVEPEVDEGFDVRGGALEPGTVAQWLAEHAGDGRRSGLTVVGTHLPHGGDATALAIAAADGDGAYIDTATLTPEDDQALGDWLSDPAKPKALHEAKLAIHDVAGRGWTLNGITSDTALAAYLVRPGQRSFALDDLSLRYLRRELRADSPEQQQLSLLDDMDGVDDQAVQTAILRARAVIDLADALDAELARIDSTALLGDMELPVLRALADMEAHGIAVDLPMLTELQSQFADQIRDAAEAAYAVIGKQINLGSPKQLQVVLFDELGMPKTKRTKTGYTTDADALQSLFDKTGHPFLQHLLAHRDVSRLKVTVDGLLNSVAGDGRIHTTFNQTIAATGRLSSTEPNLQNIPIRTDAGRQIRDAFIVGKGYAELMTADYSQIEMRIMAHLSRDEGLIEAFNTGEDLHSFVASRAFGVPIEEVTAELRRRVKAMSYGLAYGLSAYGLAAQLNISTEEAKVQMDQYFARFGGIRDYLFAVVEQARKDGYTSTVLGRRRYLPELDSSNRQVREAAERAALNAPIQGSAADIIKVAMIEVDKAIKEAGLASRMLLQVHDELLFEIAPGEREQVEALAREKMGGAYPLDVPLEVSVGYGRSWDAAAH; the protein is encoded by the coding sequence ATGTTGCTGGACGGCAATTCGCTGGCGTTTCGGGCGTTCTATGCGCTGCCCGCGGAAAACTTCAAGACCCGCGGTGGGCTGACCACCAACGCGGTCTACGGCTTCACCGCCATGCTGATCAACCTGCTGCGCGACGAAGCACCCTCGCACATCGCGGCGGCATTCGACGTGTCGCGGCAGACGTTTCGCTCCGAGCGCTACCCCGAATACAAGGCCAACCGGTCCGCGACGCCCGACGAGTTCCACGGGCAGATCGACATCACCAAGGAAGTGCTCAACGCGCTGGGCATCACCGTGCTGTCCGAGCCCGGGTTCGAGGCCGACGACCTCATCGCCACCTTGGCCACCCAAGCCGAGCATGAGGGCTACCGCGTGCTGGTGGTCACCGGCGACCGCGACTCGCTGCAACTGGTCTCCGAGGACGTGACGGTGCTCTACCCGCGTAAAGGCGTCAGCGAGCTCACCCGATTCACCCCCGAAGCCGTCGTGGAGAAATACGGGCTCACCCCGAAGCAATACCCGGACTTCGCCGCGCTGCGCGGCGACCCCAGCGACAACCTTCCGGGCATCCCGGGAGTGGGGGAGAAGACCGCCTCGAAGTGGATCATCGAGTACGGCTCCCTGCAATCACTGGTCGACAATGTCGATTCGGTGCGCGGCAAGGTGGGCGATGCGTTGCGCGCGCACCTGGCCAACGTGATCCGTAACCGCGACCTGACGGAACTGATCCGCGATGTACCGCTGGCCCAGACGCCGGACACGCTGCGGCTACAGCCCTGGGACCGCGACCACATCCACCGCCTGTTCGACGACCTGGAGTTCCGGGTGCTGCGCGACCGGCTGTTCGAGACGTTGGCCGCCGTCGAACCCGAAGTCGACGAGGGCTTCGACGTGCGCGGCGGCGCGCTGGAACCTGGCACGGTCGCGCAGTGGCTGGCCGAGCACGCCGGCGACGGGCGCCGCTCCGGCCTGACCGTGGTGGGCACCCACCTGCCCCACGGTGGGGACGCCACCGCGCTGGCGATCGCCGCCGCCGACGGCGACGGTGCCTACATCGACACCGCCACCCTGACTCCCGAGGACGACCAAGCACTCGGCGACTGGCTGTCCGACCCCGCCAAGCCCAAGGCCCTACACGAGGCCAAGTTGGCCATCCACGACGTGGCGGGCCGCGGCTGGACCTTGAACGGCATCACCTCCGACACCGCACTGGCGGCTTATCTGGTGCGGCCGGGCCAGCGCAGTTTCGCCCTCGATGATTTGTCGCTGCGCTACCTTCGCCGCGAGCTCCGCGCGGATTCACCTGAACAGCAACAACTTTCGTTACTCGACGATATGGACGGGGTGGACGATCAGGCCGTCCAGACCGCCATTCTGCGGGCTCGGGCCGTCATCGATCTTGCCGATGCGCTGGACGCCGAGTTGGCCCGCATCGACTCCACCGCACTGCTGGGGGACATGGAGCTGCCGGTGCTGCGGGCGCTGGCCGACATGGAAGCTCACGGGATCGCCGTCGATCTGCCCATGCTCACCGAACTGCAAAGCCAGTTCGCCGATCAGATCCGCGACGCGGCCGAGGCCGCTTATGCGGTGATCGGCAAGCAGATCAATCTCGGCTCGCCCAAACAGCTGCAGGTAGTGCTGTTCGACGAACTCGGCATGCCGAAAACCAAGCGCACCAAAACCGGTTACACCACCGACGCCGACGCGTTGCAGTCACTGTTCGACAAGACCGGGCACCCATTCCTGCAGCATCTGCTGGCCCACCGCGACGTCAGCCGGCTCAAAGTCACCGTCGACGGTTTGCTGAACTCGGTAGCCGGCGACGGCCGCATCCACACCACGTTCAACCAGACGATCGCCGCGACCGGGCGGTTGTCGTCCACCGAACCGAACTTGCAGAACATCCCAATCCGCACCGACGCCGGCCGGCAGATCCGCGACGCGTTCATCGTCGGCAAAGGCTACGCCGAGCTGATGACCGCGGACTACAGCCAGATCGAGATGCGCATCATGGCGCATCTGTCCAGAGACGAAGGCTTGATCGAGGCGTTCAACACCGGGGAGGACCTGCACTCGTTCGTGGCATCCCGAGCCTTCGGTGTCCCGATCGAAGAGGTGACCGCCGAACTGCGCCGCCGGGTCAAGGCGATGTCGTACGGGCTGGCCTATGGGCTGAGCGCCTACGGCTTGGCCGCGCAGCTGAACATCTCCACCGAGGAGGCGAAGGTGCAGATGGACCAGTACTTCGCCCGGTTCGGCGGGATTCGGGACTACCTGTTCGCGGTGGTGGAGCAGGCCCGCAAGGACGGCTACACCTCCACCGTCCTGGGCCGTCGCCGCTACCTCCCGGAACTGGACAGCAGCAATCGGCAGGTCCGCGAGGCCGCCGAACGTGCCGCGCTCAACGCGCCGATTCAGGGCAGCGCCGCCGACATCATCAAAGTCGCGATGATCGAGGTCGACAAGGCCATCAAAGAAGCGGGCCTGGCCTCACGCATGCTGCTGCAGGTGCACGACGAGCTGTTGTTCGAAATCGCCCCCGGCGAGCGCGAGCAGGTCGAGGCGCTGGCCCGCGAAAAGATGGGCGGCGCTTACCCGCTGGACGTCCCGCTGGAGGTGTCGGTGGGGTACGGCCGTTCGTGGGACGCCGCGGCGCACTAA
- a CDS encoding hemerythrin domain-containing protein: protein MTSLADQSLTELGGARSVLARQKRDHIELDRLIQAVDASSGPERQEYLTRLCRLVFPHAFAEESVLWPAIRRWVPEGEHLTLEIEREHQEINQLFAKLEKLNPDGAEHHELFKRIVRLLREDVRDEEDRLLPMLQRAMSRRRLVALGFAWEAVRRTAPTRPHPVVARRPPGNALAGAPLTVLDRGRDRLDRVSRRSTGRMHGASQRLSKRLARAAGTIEHVPPLTRGEDASTNYRRNQD from the coding sequence ATGACATCGCTTGCAGACCAAAGCCTCACTGAACTGGGGGGCGCACGCAGTGTGCTCGCGCGGCAGAAGCGCGATCACATCGAACTCGACCGGCTGATCCAGGCCGTCGACGCATCCAGCGGACCGGAACGCCAAGAATACCTAACTCGCTTGTGCCGCTTGGTGTTTCCACACGCTTTCGCCGAGGAGTCGGTGCTGTGGCCGGCCATTCGCCGGTGGGTGCCCGAGGGGGAACACCTGACGCTGGAGATCGAGCGCGAACATCAGGAGATCAACCAGCTGTTCGCCAAACTGGAAAAGCTCAATCCGGACGGCGCTGAACATCACGAACTGTTCAAGCGCATTGTGCGCCTGCTACGCGAGGACGTCCGCGACGAAGAGGACCGGCTGTTGCCGATGCTGCAGCGTGCGATGAGCCGGCGCCGGTTGGTGGCACTGGGCTTCGCGTGGGAAGCGGTGCGCCGCACCGCGCCCACTCGGCCGCATCCCGTGGTAGCCCGGCGCCCACCGGGCAATGCATTGGCCGGCGCGCCGCTGACCGTCTTGGACCGCGGCCGCGACCGGCTCGACCGGGTCAGCCGCCGGTCCACCGGTCGGATGCACGGGGCCAGTCAGAGGTTGAGCAAGAGGCTGGCACGGGCGGCGGGCACGATCGAGCACGTGCCGCCGTTGACGCGCGGGGAAGATGCCAGCACGAACTATCGCCGCAACCAGGATTAG
- a CDS encoding manganese catalase family protein — protein sequence MFRHTDYMQFDVKPEKPDPVYARKLQELLGGAFGEMTVTMQYLMQGWNCRMKGKYKDLIMDVATEEMGHVEMIATMIARLLEGAPATDATQNALGDPVVAAVMGGMDPQQAIVSGGAPTLSDSQGQSWNGKYVVASGNLLADFYANVAAEAQGRVQTARLWHMTDDPGVKAMLKFNLARDTYHQNMWLAAIEELQADGLEGVVAPNDLLDEEYQEHASELWHLSDGPDADKGRWAFGTGPDGSHAMRFRTDTTPLGDLQHGPPPDPKLYVTYDGSWGEPRTPAFGTEKGVVGKIKDVFDPDKT from the coding sequence ATGTTTAGGCATACCGACTACATGCAGTTCGACGTCAAGCCGGAGAAGCCTGACCCCGTCTACGCGCGCAAGCTGCAAGAACTACTCGGCGGCGCGTTCGGGGAGATGACAGTCACCATGCAGTACCTGATGCAGGGCTGGAACTGTCGTATGAAAGGTAAGTACAAGGACCTGATCATGGACGTCGCGACCGAGGAAATGGGTCATGTCGAGATGATCGCCACCATGATCGCGCGGCTGTTGGAAGGTGCTCCAGCAACCGACGCCACGCAGAACGCCCTCGGTGATCCGGTAGTGGCCGCCGTGATGGGCGGTATGGATCCGCAACAGGCCATCGTGTCCGGCGGTGCACCGACGCTCTCGGACAGCCAAGGCCAGTCGTGGAACGGCAAGTACGTTGTGGCATCGGGGAATCTGCTCGCTGACTTCTACGCCAACGTCGCCGCTGAAGCGCAAGGCCGGGTGCAGACCGCACGGTTGTGGCACATGACTGACGACCCGGGCGTGAAGGCCATGCTGAAGTTCAACCTGGCGCGCGACACCTACCACCAGAACATGTGGCTGGCCGCGATCGAGGAACTTCAAGCCGACGGGTTGGAAGGCGTGGTGGCGCCCAACGACCTGCTGGACGAGGAATACCAGGAGCATGCCAGCGAGCTGTGGCACCTGTCCGACGGCCCCGACGCCGACAAGGGCCGCTGGGCCTTCGGTACCGGCCCCGACGGCAGCCACGCCATGCGGTTCCGGACCGACACGACCCCGCTGGGTGACCTCCAGCACGGGCCGCCGCCGGACCCCAAGCTCTATGTCACCTATGACGGCAGTTGGGGCGAGCCCCGTACGCCTGCATTCGGTACCGAAAAAGGTGTTGTCGGCAAGATCAAGGACGTGTTCGACCCCGACAAAACCTAG